Proteins from one Halopseudomonas pelagia genomic window:
- the epd gene encoding erythrose-4-phosphate dehydrogenase, translating to MPSPGPYRIALNGYGRIGRCVLRALHERAGAGIQGAGMQIVALNDLADQASIEYLTRFDSTHGRFPGEVRVEGDCLMIDGQPVQVLSQPQPETIDWKSLNIDLLLECSGQYTTREEASRFTHAGVPRVLFSQPMANESAVDATVVFGANHQQLDPQARLVSNASCTTNCSVPLLKLLNEQIGLEYVSITTIHSAMNDQPVIDAYHHTDLRRTRSAFQSMIPVSTGLARGIERLMPELAGRVQAKAIRVPTLNVSALDITLQTRRDTSAEEVNRLLQTASQGAFKGLVDYTELPHASCDFNHDPHSAVVDGSQTRVSGPRMVNLLVWFDNEWGFANRMLDVADYWLQIASRD from the coding sequence ATGCCTTCCCCCGGTCCTTACCGCATTGCGCTCAACGGCTACGGCCGTATTGGCCGTTGCGTGTTGCGTGCGCTACACGAGCGCGCCGGGGCCGGTATTCAGGGCGCCGGCATGCAGATCGTCGCGCTGAACGATCTGGCCGACCAGGCCAGCATCGAATACCTGACTCGATTTGATTCCACCCACGGGCGTTTTCCCGGAGAGGTGAGGGTTGAGGGTGATTGTCTGATGATTGACGGTCAGCCGGTACAGGTACTCAGCCAGCCGCAACCCGAGACGATCGACTGGAAATCGCTGAATATCGATCTGCTGCTGGAATGCTCAGGGCAATACACCACGCGTGAGGAAGCTTCGCGTTTTACTCACGCTGGCGTGCCCCGGGTGCTGTTTTCTCAACCGATGGCCAATGAGTCTGCTGTGGACGCCACTGTGGTATTTGGCGCCAACCACCAGCAGCTCGATCCCCAGGCGCGGCTGGTTTCCAATGCCTCCTGCACGACCAATTGCAGCGTACCGCTATTGAAGCTGTTGAATGAACAGATCGGCCTGGAATATGTCTCAATTACCACGATCCATTCGGCAATGAATGATCAACCGGTGATTGATGCTTATCATCATACGGATCTGCGCCGCACACGGTCGGCCTTCCAGTCGATGATCCCGGTCTCCACTGGCTTGGCGCGAGGTATCGAGCGTTTGATGCCCGAGCTGGCAGGGCGAGTTCAGGCCAAGGCGATTCGCGTGCCGACATTGAACGTGTCTGCGCTGGACATTACCTTGCAGACCCGGCGCGATACCAGCGCCGAGGAGGTCAATCGCCTGCTGCAGACGGCGTCCCAAGGCGCTTTCAAGGGCCTGGTGGATTACACTGAATTGCCGCACGCCAGCTGTGATTTTAATCACGACCCGCATTCGGCGGTGGTGGATGGCAGCCAGACTCGCGTATCCGGACCGCGCATGGTGAATTTGCTGGTCTGGTTTGATAACGAGTGGGGATTCGCCAATCGTATGCTGGATGTTGCTGACTACTGGCTACAGATCGCCAGCCGGGACTGA
- the tkt gene encoding transketolase: MPSRRDRANAIRALSMDAVQKANSGHPGAPMGMADIAEVLWRDYMKHNPVNPNWADRDRFVLSNGHGSMLIYSLLHLTGYDLSIDELKNFRQLHSKTPGHPEYGYTPGVETTTGPLGQGLANAVGFALAEKIMAAQFNKPGHDIVDHHTYVFMGDGCLMEGISHEVCSLAGTLGLSKLIGFYDDNGISIDGEVHGWFTDDTPKRFESYGWQVIRNVNGHDSDEIKTAIETARKSDKPTLICCKTIIGFGSPNKQGKEDSHGAALGDAEIALTREKLGWKHAPFEIPQDIYAEWDARQAGGKAEAAWDERFAAYQAAFPELASEFKRRMAGELPADFSEKASAFIRDVADKGETIASRKASQNCLHAFGPLLPELLGGSADLAGSNLTLWNGCKPVTQEDASGNYMYYGVREFGMSAIMNGVALHGGLIPYGATFLMFMEYARNAVRMSALMKVRVLYVFTHDSIGLGEDGPTHQPVEQLSSLRSTPNLDTWRPADTVESAVAWKYAIERKDGPSALIFSRQNLPYQIRDTETETAIARGGYVLKNCAGEPQLILIATGSEVGLAMQACEKLTEQGYRVRVVSMPCTSVFDQQDAEYKQAVLPLEVGARIAIEAAHGDFWYKYVGLDGRVIGMNTFGESAPASALFEEFGFTVDNILAAAEELLED; the protein is encoded by the coding sequence ACTGGGCTGATCGTGATCGTTTTGTGCTCTCGAACGGGCACGGCTCGATGTTGATCTATTCGCTGTTGCACCTGACCGGCTATGACCTGTCGATTGACGAGTTGAAGAACTTTCGTCAACTGCACAGCAAGACCCCGGGTCACCCCGAGTACGGCTACACCCCAGGCGTGGAAACCACCACGGGCCCGCTGGGCCAGGGTCTGGCCAATGCGGTCGGCTTTGCGCTGGCAGAAAAGATCATGGCAGCGCAGTTCAACAAGCCCGGGCATGACATTGTTGACCATCACACCTACGTCTTCATGGGTGATGGCTGTCTGATGGAGGGTATTTCCCACGAGGTCTGTTCACTGGCAGGCACTCTGGGTCTGAGCAAGCTGATCGGCTTTTATGATGACAATGGCATCTCCATTGATGGCGAAGTGCACGGCTGGTTTACCGATGACACGCCCAAGCGTTTCGAGTCCTACGGTTGGCAGGTGATTCGCAACGTCAATGGCCACGATTCGGACGAGATCAAGACCGCAATCGAGACCGCGCGCAAGAGCGACAAGCCGACATTGATCTGCTGCAAGACCATCATCGGCTTTGGTTCGCCGAACAAGCAGGGCAAGGAAGACAGTCACGGCGCCGCGCTGGGCGATGCAGAAATCGCCCTGACGCGTGAAAAGCTCGGCTGGAAGCACGCGCCTTTCGAGATTCCGCAGGATATTTATGCCGAGTGGGATGCCCGTCAGGCAGGTGGCAAAGCTGAAGCCGCCTGGGATGAGCGCTTTGCTGCTTATCAGGCTGCCTTCCCGGAACTGGCCAGCGAGTTCAAGCGGCGTATGGCCGGTGAACTGCCTGCCGATTTTTCCGAGAAGGCCTCAGCCTTTATTCGCGACGTGGCGGACAAGGGCGAAACCATCGCCAGCCGCAAGGCCAGCCAGAACTGCCTGCATGCTTTTGGCCCCTTGCTGCCGGAACTGCTCGGCGGCTCGGCTGATCTGGCTGGCTCCAACCTGACCCTGTGGAATGGCTGCAAGCCGGTGACCCAGGAAGACGCTTCCGGCAACTACATGTATTACGGCGTGCGCGAGTTCGGCATGAGCGCGATCATGAACGGCGTGGCGTTGCACGGCGGTCTGATTCCTTACGGCGCGACCTTCCTGATGTTCATGGAATACGCACGCAACGCGGTGCGTATGTCCGCGTTGATGAAGGTGCGGGTGCTCTATGTTTTCACCCACGACTCCATCGGCTTGGGTGAAGACGGCCCTACGCACCAGCCGGTCGAGCAACTGTCCAGTTTGCGCAGCACGCCGAACCTGGATACCTGGCGCCCGGCAGACACGGTCGAGTCGGCTGTTGCCTGGAAGTACGCGATAGAACGCAAGGATGGCCCCAGCGCGCTGATCTTCTCGCGCCAGAATCTGCCTTATCAGATTCGTGATACTGAAACCGAAACGGCGATTGCCCGTGGCGGTTACGTGCTGAAGAACTGCGCCGGCGAGCCGCAGCTGATTCTGATCGCGACCGGCTCGGAAGTGGGCCTGGCTATGCAGGCCTGCGAGAAGCTGACCGAGCAGGGCTACCGTGTACGGGTAGTGTCCATGCCGTGCACCAGCGTATTCGACCAGCAGGATGCCGAGTACAAGCAAGCCGTTCTGCCGCTGGAAGTCGGAGCGCGGATTGCCATCGAAGCTGCACACGGCGACTTCTGGTACAAATATGTAGGTCTGGATGGTCGCGTTATCGGCATGAATACCTTCGGCGAGTCGGCCCCCGCGTCGGCGCTGTTCGAAGAGTTCGGCTTCACTGTCGACAACATTCTGGCTGCGGCCGAAGAACTGTTGGAAGACTAG
- a CDS encoding phosphoglycerate kinase, whose protein sequence is MSVLTMNELELKNQRVLIREDLNVPVKDGKVKSDARILAALPTIKLALEKGAAVMICSHLGRPEEGVFSEEDSLAPVAAYLSKALGRDVPLVKDYLAGVEVQPGDVVLLENVRFNKGEKKNTDELAQQYAALCDVFVMDAFGTAHRAQGSTHGVAKFARVACAGPLLAAELDALAKALLKPTRPMTAIVAGSKVSTKLDVLNALSEKCDQLIVGGGIANTFLAAAGYPVGKSLYEADLLETARSIADKVSVPLPIDVVVASEFAESAKATVKLVAEVTADDMILDIGPQTAAHFAELLKSAGTILWNGPVGVFEFDQFGNGTKALALAIAESPAFSIAGGGDTLAAIDKYGVAEQISYISTGGGAFLEFVEGKVLPAVAVLEERKSCE, encoded by the coding sequence ATGAGCGTATTGACCATGAACGAGCTGGAGCTGAAGAACCAGCGCGTGTTGATCCGCGAGGATCTGAATGTACCCGTCAAGGATGGCAAGGTTAAGAGCGATGCGCGCATTCTTGCTGCCCTGCCCACCATCAAGCTGGCGCTGGAAAAAGGTGCGGCGGTGATGATCTGCTCGCATCTCGGTCGGCCGGAAGAGGGCGTATTCAGCGAAGAAGATAGCCTGGCGCCGGTAGCCGCGTATCTATCCAAGGCTTTGGGCCGTGATGTGCCCTTGGTGAAGGACTACCTGGCCGGCGTTGAGGTGCAGCCGGGCGATGTGGTTCTTCTGGAAAATGTGCGCTTCAACAAGGGCGAAAAGAAGAACACCGACGAGCTGGCGCAGCAGTACGCAGCGCTCTGTGATGTGTTCGTGATGGATGCCTTCGGTACCGCGCATCGAGCCCAGGGCTCTACCCATGGGGTGGCGAAATTCGCCAGGGTCGCCTGTGCCGGCCCGCTGCTGGCCGCCGAGCTTGATGCGCTGGCCAAGGCACTGCTCAAGCCGACTCGGCCGATGACTGCCATCGTTGCGGGTTCCAAGGTCTCTACCAAATTGGATGTGCTTAACGCACTGTCTGAAAAATGCGATCAGCTGATTGTCGGTGGCGGTATCGCCAACACCTTCCTCGCCGCAGCCGGTTACCCGGTGGGTAAATCCTTGTATGAGGCAGATCTGCTGGAAACGGCGCGTTCGATTGCCGATAAGGTCAGCGTGCCTTTGCCTATCGATGTTGTGGTCGCCAGCGAGTTCGCCGAGAGCGCCAAGGCAACCGTCAAGCTGGTAGCCGAAGTCACAGCGGATGACATGATTCTGGATATCGGGCCACAGACCGCTGCGCATTTTGCCGAGTTGCTCAAGTCCGCCGGTACCATTTTGTGGAATGGACCCGTGGGTGTGTTTGAGTTCGACCAGTTTGGCAATGGCACCAAAGCGCTGGCGTTGGCGATTGCCGAGAGCCCGGCGTTTTCGATCGCCGGTGGCGGTGACACCCTGGCGGCGATCGACAAATATGGCGTGGCCGAACAGATTTCCTATATTTCTACAGGCGGCGGCGCTTTTCTGGAATTTGTCGAAGGCAAGGTGCTGCCCGCCGTCGCAGTGCTGGAAGAGCGCAAGTCCTGCGAATAA
- a CDS encoding PQQ-dependent sugar dehydrogenase gives MWKKSALLAAVTMASAWSVQAADYRVETLAEGLENPWSLAFLPDGGMLITERTGQLRYINAAGELQAEPVSGVPQVYVSGQAGLFEIALDPEFAQNKRVFLSYACGTAKANHACLASATFNGQALTEVDEIFRVTPAKAGSAHYGGRIAFLPDNTLLLGLGDGFNYREEAQKTGSHIGSIVRLNRDGSVPEDNPYVGQNDALPELYSIGHRNVQGLIYDAEGERVLAHEHGARGGDEINLIEPGNNYGWPKITHGVDYSGAVISPHTELPGLEQPLLHWTPSIAPAGFALYRGDLFPEWDGSLMVAALAGMEVRRVELNGNEVVGQESLFKELESRFRDVRSGPDGALYLLTDGADGKLLKVVPAN, from the coding sequence ATGTGGAAAAAAAGTGCCTTGCTGGCTGCCGTGACAATGGCCTCTGCCTGGAGTGTTCAGGCTGCTGATTACCGTGTCGAGACGCTCGCCGAAGGCCTTGAAAATCCCTGGTCATTGGCCTTTCTGCCGGACGGTGGCATGTTGATCACCGAGCGCACGGGTCAGCTTCGGTACATAAATGCCGCAGGCGAGTTGCAAGCAGAACCGGTTAGCGGTGTGCCTCAAGTGTATGTATCAGGCCAAGCCGGCCTGTTCGAAATCGCGCTGGATCCCGAATTCGCGCAGAACAAGCGCGTGTTCTTGAGTTACGCCTGTGGCACGGCCAAGGCCAATCATGCCTGCTTGGCTAGCGCTACGTTCAATGGCCAAGCGCTGACGGAGGTCGACGAGATATTCCGCGTTACGCCGGCCAAAGCAGGCTCTGCGCATTATGGCGGACGGATCGCGTTCTTGCCGGATAATACCTTGTTGCTGGGTCTGGGCGACGGCTTCAACTACCGGGAAGAGGCACAGAAGACCGGCAGCCATATAGGCTCGATTGTGCGTCTGAACCGTGACGGTTCTGTGCCCGAGGACAATCCTTACGTCGGCCAGAATGATGCGCTGCCTGAGCTGTACAGCATCGGCCATCGCAACGTGCAGGGGCTTATCTATGATGCCGAGGGCGAGCGCGTGCTGGCTCATGAACATGGCGCGCGCGGTGGTGACGAGATCAATCTGATCGAGCCGGGTAACAACTATGGCTGGCCGAAGATCACCCATGGTGTGGATTACAGTGGCGCGGTGATCAGCCCGCATACTGAGTTGCCGGGGCTGGAGCAGCCGCTGCTGCACTGGACCCCGTCAATCGCCCCGGCGGGCTTTGCGCTATACCGGGGTGACCTTTTCCCCGAATGGGATGGGAGTCTGATGGTTGCCGCGCTGGCGGGTATGGAGGTGCGCCGGGTGGAACTCAATGGCAATGAAGTGGTTGGGCAGGAAAGCCTGTTCAAGGAGCTTGAGAGCCGGTTCCGCGATGTCCGTAGCGGTCCCGATGGCGCTCTCTATCTGTTGACCGACGGCGCTGATGGCAAACTTCTTAAAGTAGTGCCAGCGAACTGA
- the fba gene encoding class II fructose-bisphosphate aldolase (catalyzes the reversible aldol condensation of dihydroxyacetonephosphate and glyceraldehyde 3-phosphate in the Calvin cycle, glycolysis, and/or gluconeogenesis) produces MALISMRQMLDHAAEFGYGVPAFNVNNLEQMRAIMEAADKTDSPVIVQASAGARKYAGAPFLRHLILAAIEEFPHIPVCMHQDHGTSPDVCQRSIQLGFSSVMMDGSLKEDGKTPADYDYNVAVTRQTVAFAHACGVSVEGELGCLGSLETGMAGEEDGVGAEGVLDHSQMLTDPEEAADFVKQTHVDALAIAIGTSHGAYKFTKPPTGDILAIDRIKAIHARIPDTHLVMHGSSSVPQEWLAIINEYGGDIKETYGVPVEEIVEGIKFGVRKVNIDTDLRLASTGAMRRHMAKYPSEFDPRKFFGETVKAMRDVCIARYEAFGTAGHASKIKPVNLEAMFARYASGELDPKIN; encoded by the coding sequence ATGGCTCTTATCAGCATGCGTCAGATGCTCGATCACGCTGCCGAATTCGGTTACGGCGTACCCGCGTTCAACGTCAACAATCTGGAACAGATGCGCGCCATCATGGAAGCGGCTGACAAGACCGATTCGCCTGTCATCGTCCAGGCCTCGGCAGGTGCACGCAAGTACGCCGGTGCGCCCTTTCTGCGCCACCTGATTCTGGCCGCGATTGAAGAGTTTCCGCATATTCCGGTGTGCATGCACCAGGACCACGGCACCAGCCCGGACGTCTGTCAGCGCTCGATCCAACTGGGTTTCAGCTCGGTGATGATGGACGGCTCGCTCAAAGAAGACGGCAAGACCCCGGCCGACTACGATTACAACGTCGCCGTAACCCGGCAGACTGTCGCTTTCGCCCACGCCTGCGGCGTGTCCGTGGAAGGTGAACTCGGTTGCCTGGGCAGCCTGGAGACCGGCATGGCCGGCGAAGAAGACGGCGTGGGCGCCGAAGGTGTGCTGGACCATAGCCAGATGCTGACGGACCCGGAAGAAGCTGCCGACTTCGTCAAACAGACTCATGTCGATGCCTTGGCCATCGCCATCGGCACCAGCCACGGCGCCTACAAGTTCACCAAGCCACCGACGGGCGATATTCTGGCCATCGACCGCATCAAGGCGATCCACGCACGCATCCCCGATACCCACCTGGTGATGCATGGCTCGTCCTCGGTGCCGCAGGAGTGGCTGGCGATCATCAACGAGTACGGTGGTGACATCAAGGAAACCTACGGTGTGCCGGTGGAAGAAATCGTTGAAGGCATCAAGTTCGGCGTGCGCAAGGTCAATATCGACACCGATCTGCGTCTGGCCTCGACCGGTGCAATGCGCCGTCATATGGCCAAATACCCGAGCGAATTCGACCCGCGCAAATTCTTCGGCGAAACCGTCAAAGCCATGCGCGATGTCTGCATCGCTCGCTACGAAGCCTTTGGCACTGCTGGCCATGCCTCGAAAATCAAGCCGGTTAACCTCGAAGCGATGTTCGCCCGTTACGCCAGCGGTGAACTGGACCCCAAGATCAACTAA